Proteins encoded by one window of Blautia luti:
- a CDS encoding S1 RNA-binding domain-containing protein — protein MAESMKDYENELEASFKKIEEGDILTGTVISVDEKEVTVDLKYYAEGIIPAEDYSREPGFSLKDEVHPGDEVSATVIRTDDGQGNILLSRVEAADVLAWDKLQELKKSGEILDVVVKGVVNGGVIAYVEGVRGFIPASKLALSYVEDTNEYLNKPIQVRVFDVEKENKRLILSAREILREKAEEERRNKVSNVQVGLVTEGVVESLQPYGAFVDLGNGLSGLVHISQICEKRIKKPSEVLAVGDKVKVKVTAVKDGKLSLSIKEATDMMAKEVEEEVIELPDSGEEATTSLGTLFANIKLD, from the coding sequence ATGGCTGAATCAATGAAAGATTATGAAAATGAACTGGAAGCTTCCTTCAAGAAAATTGAGGAAGGTGATATTCTTACAGGTACTGTGATCAGTGTAGATGAAAAAGAAGTAACAGTTGATCTGAAATATTATGCAGAGGGAATCATTCCTGCTGAAGATTACAGCAGAGAACCGGGATTTTCCCTGAAGGATGAAGTTCATCCAGGAGATGAAGTATCTGCCACAGTAATAAGAACAGATGACGGACAGGGAAATATTCTGTTATCCAGAGTAGAGGCAGCGGATGTTCTGGCATGGGATAAGCTGCAGGAACTGAAGAAATCAGGAGAGATTCTGGATGTGGTTGTCAAAGGAGTGGTAAATGGAGGCGTTATTGCTTATGTAGAAGGTGTACGCGGATTTATCCCGGCATCCAAGCTGGCTTTAAGCTATGTAGAAGATACCAATGAGTATCTGAATAAACCCATCCAGGTTCGTGTATTTGATGTAGAAAAAGAAAATAAGAGATTAATTCTTTCAGCACGGGAAATATTAAGAGAGAAAGCAGAGGAAGAGAGAAGAAATAAAGTTTCCAATGTACAGGTAGGACTGGTCACAGAAGGTGTGGTAGAGAGTCTTCAGCCTTACGGAGCTTTCGTTGATCTGGGCAATGGACTGTCCGGACTGGTCCATATTTCACAGATCTGCGAAAAAAGGATCAAAAAACCATCAGAAGTTCTCGCTGTAGGAGATAAAGTGAAGGTAAAAGTTACAGCAGTAAAAGATGGCAAATTAAGCCTGAGTATTAAAGAAGCCACAGATATGATGGCGAAAGAAGTAGAGGAAGAAGTGATAGAACTTCCGGATTCAGGGGAAGAAGCAACTACATCACTTGGAACTCTTTTTGCTAATATTAAATTAGATTAA
- a CDS encoding GTP pyrophosphokinase, giving the protein MNYDSVPLRDFKELNDWETVMFVYQSALKQINTKIDILNDEFQHRHKYNPIEHVKSRIKTPESIVKKLKRHGYDSSIENMVRYVNDIAGIRISCSFTSDIYLIADMISKQNDLTILARRDYMKNPKKSGYRSYHMLVTTPVFLSDSIIDTKVEIQIRTVAQDFWATLEHKMHYKFEGDGPDYITKELRECARYVAELDQRMEELNNEIQKYGKINKTPEV; this is encoded by the coding sequence ATGAATTATGATTCCGTCCCTCTGCGGGACTTCAAAGAACTGAACGACTGGGAGACTGTCATGTTCGTATACCAGTCAGCCCTGAAACAGATCAATACGAAAATTGACATCTTAAACGATGAATTTCAGCACCGTCATAAATATAATCCTATCGAGCATGTGAAATCCAGGATCAAAACTCCTGAAAGCATTGTGAAGAAACTGAAACGTCACGGTTATGATTCCAGCATAGAGAACATGGTCCGCTATGTGAACGATATTGCAGGCATCCGGATCAGCTGTTCTTTTACCTCTGATATCTACCTCATTGCAGATATGATCTCCAAACAGAACGACCTGACTATCCTCGCCAGACGCGATTATATGAAAAACCCCAAGAAAAGCGGTTACAGAAGCTACCATATGCTGGTAACCACTCCGGTCTTCCTCTCAGACAGCATTATTGACACGAAAGTGGAGATCCAGATCCGTACTGTAGCCCAGGATTTCTGGGCCACACTGGAGCATAAAATGCATTACAAATTCGAAGGTGACGGACCTGACTACATTACGAAGGAACTTCGGGAATGTGCAAGATATGTCGCAGAGCTTGACCAGCGTATGGAGGAACTGAACAACGAAATCCAGAAATACGGAAAAATAAATAAAACTCCTGAGGTGTAA
- a CDS encoding putative manganese-dependent inorganic diphosphatase, translated as MKNQERIFVIGHKNPDTDSICSAIAYADIKNRTSQKVKYVAKRAGQINEETEYVLNRFGMQPPGYLSNIGTQVKDMDIRMSPEADKSMSLKNAWDLMMEKSIVSLPIRDREGQLEGLITIGDIAKTYMDTTDSYLLSRAKTQYKRIAETIGGTVIEGNEHGYFVNGKVMVGTANPEMLKAYVEEDDLIIMGDREEDHLQAIAQNVSCIIVGMGIEVTEKVIKLAHEREIIIIRSPYDTFTIARLINQSIPVKYIMKTDNLVTFSTEDFTDDIQNEMIKHRHRAFPVINKKGKCIGTISRRNFLDMHKKKVALVDHNEKDQAVDNIEKAEIMEIIDHHKLGSLETMTPISFRNQPVGCTATILYEMYGEQKLEISPTIAGLLCAAIISDTLMFRSPTCTLSDKMAAGALALIAGIDIEKFGREMFKAGSNLKDKSPEEIFYQDYKKFIAEGDINFGVGQISSMDTDELAVIKERLVPFMVSECGRHGVTRVYFMLTNIIEESTELLYYGDGSEEMAKIAFHMDPVDGAFDLKGVVSRKKQLIPALMEAAQAGQNDYN; from the coding sequence ATGAAAAATCAGGAGAGAATATTTGTAATAGGACATAAGAATCCGGATACTGATTCCATCTGCTCAGCTATTGCTTATGCGGATATTAAAAACAGGACTTCGCAGAAGGTGAAATATGTTGCGAAACGTGCCGGACAGATCAATGAAGAAACAGAATATGTGCTGAACCGTTTCGGCATGCAGCCACCGGGATATCTTTCCAACATCGGAACTCAGGTGAAAGATATGGATATCCGCATGAGTCCTGAGGCAGATAAGAGCATGTCTCTGAAGAATGCATGGGACTTGATGATGGAAAAGAGTATTGTATCTCTTCCGATCAGAGACAGGGAAGGACAGCTGGAAGGTCTGATTACTATCGGTGATATTGCGAAGACTTATATGGATACTACAGACAGCTATCTTTTGTCCAGAGCGAAGACCCAGTATAAGAGGATCGCAGAGACCATTGGAGGTACAGTGATTGAGGGAAATGAGCATGGATATTTTGTCAATGGTAAGGTTATGGTAGGAACTGCCAATCCAGAGATGCTGAAGGCTTACGTAGAAGAAGATGACCTGATCATCATGGGTGACAGAGAGGAAGACCATCTGCAGGCCATTGCCCAGAATGTGAGCTGTATTATTGTGGGAATGGGAATCGAAGTTACGGAAAAAGTTATCAAACTGGCCCATGAACGGGAGATTATCATTATCCGTTCCCCGTATGATACATTTACCATCGCCAGACTGATCAACCAGAGCATTCCGGTAAAATATATTATGAAAACAGATAATCTGGTAACCTTCAGTACTGAAGATTTCACAGATGATATCCAGAATGAAATGATCAAACACCGTCATCGTGCATTCCCGGTTATTAACAAAAAAGGCAAATGTATCGGAACTATTTCCCGAAGAAATTTCTTGGATATGCATAAGAAAAAAGTGGCACTGGTAGATCATAATGAAAAAGATCAGGCTGTAGATAATATAGAGAAAGCGGAGATCATGGAGATCATTGACCATCATAAACTGGGATCATTAGAGACGATGACTCCCATCTCATTCAGAAATCAGCCGGTAGGATGTACAGCTACTATTCTGTATGAAATGTACGGAGAACAGAAGCTGGAGATATCACCGACCATAGCAGGACTTCTCTGCGCTGCGATCATTTCCGATACGTTGATGTTCCGTTCACCGACCTGTACATTGTCTGATAAAATGGCAGCAGGTGCGCTGGCACTGATCGCTGGAATTGATATTGAAAAATTTGGCAGAGAGATGTTTAAAGCAGGAAGTAATCTTAAGGATAAATCTCCGGAAGAAATATTCTATCAGGATTATAAGAAGTTCATTGCAGAAGGTGATATTAACTTCGGTGTAGGACAGATCAGTTCTATGGATACAGACGAGCTGGCAGTGATCAAAGAGCGTCTGGTTCCGTTTATGGTCAGCGAATGCGGACGCCATGGTGTCACCAGAGTTTACTTCATGCTGACGAATATTATCGAGGAGTCTACAGAACTTCTTTATTATGGAGATGGCAGTGAAGAGATGGCGAAGATTGCGTTCCATATGGATCCGGTAGACGGAGCCTTTGACCTGAAAGGCGTGGTATCACGTAAGAAACAGCTGATCCCGGCGCTTATGGAAGCTGCTCAGGCAGGCCAGAATGATTACAACTGA
- a CDS encoding UDP-N-acetylglucosamine 1-carboxyvinyltransferase — MEQYVIKGGNPLVGEVEIAGAKNAALAILAAAIMTDETILIENLPDVRDINVLLEAIAGIGAQVDRIDKSTVKINGSTIGDVSVDYEYIKKIRASYYLLGALLGKYKHAEVPLPGGCNIGSRPIDQHLKGFRALGADVDIMHGAIVAKADELHGSHIFLDVVSVGATINIMMAASLAPGRTILENAAREPHVVDVANFLNSMGANIKGAGTDVIRIKGVEKLHRTEYSIIPDQIEAGTFMFAAAATGGDVTVKNVIPKHLEATTAKLEEIGCEVEEFDDAVRVRAAGRLHRTHVKTLPYPGYPTDMQPQIAVTLALAEGTSIVTESIFENRFKYADELSRMGANIKVEGNSAIIDGVKKLTGARVSAPDLRAGAALVIAGLAADGITIVDDIVYIQRGYENFEEKLRSLGAEIERVSSEKEIQKFRLRVG; from the coding sequence ATGGAACAGTACGTTATCAAAGGTGGAAACCCGTTAGTCGGTGAGGTCGAAATAGCTGGCGCTAAGAATGCGGCGCTGGCAATTCTGGCTGCAGCTATTATGACTGACGAAACTATATTAATTGAAAACCTGCCGGATGTAAGAGATATTAATGTGTTACTTGAAGCAATCGCCGGTATCGGAGCACAGGTAGACCGTATTGATAAATCTACAGTGAAGATCAATGGATCAACTATCGGTGATGTAAGTGTAGATTATGAATATATCAAGAAGATCAGAGCTTCTTATTATCTGCTTGGTGCACTTCTGGGTAAATATAAGCATGCAGAAGTACCGCTTCCAGGCGGATGTAATATTGGAAGCCGTCCTATTGATCAGCATCTGAAGGGATTCAGAGCACTTGGTGCAGATGTTGATATTATGCACGGTGCTATTGTTGCGAAAGCAGATGAACTTCATGGAAGCCATATTTTCCTTGATGTTGTTTCTGTAGGCGCGACTATCAATATCATGATGGCAGCGTCACTTGCACCGGGTCGCACAATTCTGGAGAATGCAGCGAGGGAACCTCATGTAGTAGATGTTGCGAACTTCCTGAACAGTATGGGTGCCAATATCAAGGGTGCAGGAACAGATGTGATCCGTATTAAAGGTGTTGAGAAGCTTCACCGTACAGAATATTCAATTATTCCGGATCAGATCGAAGCAGGAACTTTCATGTTTGCAGCAGCAGCTACAGGTGGAGATGTTACAGTAAAGAATGTTATTCCGAAACATCTGGAAGCAACTACAGCCAAGCTGGAAGAAATCGGATGTGAAGTTGAGGAGTTTGATGATGCAGTACGTGTACGTGCTGCAGGCAGATTACATCGTACTCATGTAAAAACTCTTCCGTATCCTGGATATCCTACAGATATGCAGCCGCAGATCGCTGTTACTCTGGCTCTTGCAGAAGGAACCAGCATAGTAACAGAGAGTATTTTTGAAAACAGATTCAAATACGCGGACGAGCTTTCCCGTATGGGTGCGAACATCAAGGTGGAAGGAAATTCCGCGATCATTGATGGTGTAAAGAAGCTGACCGGAGCCAGAGTCAGTGCTCCCGACCTGAGAGCAGGTGCAGCTCTTGTTATCGCAGGTCTGGCAGCAGATGGAATCACCATAGTAGACGATATTGTTTACATTCAGAGAGGATATGAAAACTTCGAAGAGAAGCTCAGATCTCTGGGTGCTGAAATCGAGAGAGTGTCCAGTGAAAAGGAAATTCAGAAATTCCGTCTCAGAGTAGGTTGA
- a CDS encoding flavin reductase family protein: MAKETWKAGNMLYPLPAVMVSVTDGEGNDNIITIAWAGTVCTNPPMVSISVRPSRFSYEMLKKTGEFVINLTTEDLAYATDYCGVRSGRDVDKFKEMKLTKEKADFVKVPMIVESPVNIECRVKQVMELGSHHMFLADVLAVHADPAYMDENKKFHLNNAKPLVYSHGEYLGTGKSLGTFGYSVKKKKKAGNRRKR, from the coding sequence ATGGCAAAAGAAACATGGAAAGCCGGGAATATGCTTTATCCACTTCCGGCAGTTATGGTAAGTGTTACAGATGGAGAAGGAAATGACAATATCATTACCATTGCATGGGCGGGGACGGTATGTACCAATCCTCCCATGGTTTCCATATCTGTGCGTCCGTCACGTTTTTCCTATGAAATGTTGAAGAAAACAGGGGAATTCGTGATCAATCTTACAACAGAAGATCTGGCCTATGCCACAGATTACTGCGGGGTACGGTCAGGCAGAGATGTTGACAAATTTAAAGAAATGAAGCTGACTAAGGAGAAGGCTGATTTCGTAAAAGTACCTATGATCGTGGAATCACCGGTAAATATTGAATGCAGGGTAAAACAGGTGATGGAACTGGGATCTCATCATATGTTCCTGGCAGATGTGCTGGCAGTTCATGCAGATCCGGCCTATATGGATGAGAACAAAAAATTCCACCTGAATAATGCGAAACCGCTGGTGTATTCTCATGGAGAATATCTGGGAACAGGTAAATCCCTGGGGACTTTCGGCTACAGTGTAAAAAAGAAGAAAAAGGCGGGAAACCGCAGAAAACGTTAG
- the metK gene encoding methionine adenosyltransferase: protein MEKILFTSESVTEGHPDKMCDAISDAILDAIMEQDPMGRVACETATTTGLVLVMGEITTTANIDIQQIVRNTVREIGYDRGKYGFDADTCAVITALDKQSADIALGVDKALEAKMGEDEINAIGAGDQGIQFGYASNETEEYMPYAINMAHKLARQLTKVRKDGTLKYLRPDGKTQVTVEYDAEGKPCRIDAVVCSTQHDPDVTQEQIHEDIKKYVFDEIIPADMVDEDTKYFINPTGRFVIGGPHGDSGLTGRKIIVDTYGGSGRHGGGAFSGKDCTKVDRSAAYAARYVAKNIVAAGLADKCEIQLSYAIGVAHPTSVHVETFGTGKVSDVKLVEIIRDNFDLRPAGIIKMLDLRRPIYKQTAAYGHFGRTDVDLPWEHLDKVEDLKKYLA from the coding sequence ATGGAGAAAATTTTATTTACTTCTGAATCTGTAACTGAAGGCCATCCTGACAAAATGTGCGATGCCATTTCAGATGCCATTCTTGATGCTATCATGGAGCAGGATCCAATGGGACGTGTTGCATGTGAAACTGCTACTACAACAGGTCTTGTACTTGTAATGGGTGAGATCACTACAACTGCAAATATTGATATTCAGCAGATCGTAAGAAATACAGTTCGTGAGATAGGATATGACCGCGGTAAATACGGTTTCGATGCAGATACCTGCGCAGTTATCACTGCTCTGGACAAACAGTCCGCAGATATCGCACTTGGTGTAGATAAGGCACTGGAAGCCAAGATGGGCGAGGATGAGATCAATGCTATCGGTGCAGGAGATCAGGGTATCCAATTCGGTTATGCTTCCAATGAGACAGAAGAATATATGCCATATGCGATCAACATGGCACATAAGCTTGCACGTCAGCTGACAAAGGTTCGTAAAGACGGCACATTAAAGTACTTAAGACCAGATGGAAAAACACAGGTGACTGTAGAATATGATGCAGAAGGCAAGCCGTGCCGTATTGATGCAGTAGTATGCTCTACACAGCATGACCCGGATGTAACTCAGGAGCAGATCCATGAGGACATTAAGAAATATGTATTTGATGAGATCATCCCGGCTGATATGGTAGACGAGGATACAAAATACTTCATCAATCCTACAGGACGTTTTGTAATCGGCGGACCTCACGGTGACAGTGGACTTACAGGACGTAAGATCATCGTTGATACTTACGGCGGATCCGGACGTCACGGCGGCGGAGCTTTCTCTGGAAAGGACTGCACAAAGGTTGACCGTTCTGCAGCATATGCAGCTCGTTATGTAGCTAAGAATATCGTAGCAGCAGGACTTGCTGACAAATGCGAAATTCAGCTTTCCTATGCGATCGGTGTAGCTCATCCTACATCTGTTCATGTAGAAACATTTGGAACAGGAAAAGTTTCTGATGTGAAACTGGTAGAGATCATCCGTGATAATTTCGATCTTCGTCCGGCGGGAATCATCAAGATGCTTGACCTGAGAAGACCAATCTACAAACAGACAGCAGCTTACGGACACTTCGGACGTACAGATGTAGATCTTCCATGGGAGCATCTGGACAAAGTTGAAGACCTGAAGAAATATCTGGCATAA
- the rsmA gene encoding 16S rRNA (adenine(1518)-N(6)/adenine(1519)-N(6))-dimethyltransferase RsmA, with amino-acid sequence MARPYLGDPKRTIEVLQKYNFAFQKRFGQNFLIDTHVLEKIIASAEITKDDFVLEIGPGIGTMTQYLAEAAREVAAVEIDKTLIPILQDTLKEWNNVTVINNDILKVDIRQLALEKNQGRPIKVVANLPYYITTPIIMGLFENQVPIESITIMVQKEVADRMQVGPGTKDYGALSLAVQYYARPEIVANVPPNCFMPRPKVGSAVIRLERYEQPPVQVKDEKLMFRLIRASFNQRRKTLVNGLKNSPELHFSKEEIEQALVNCGLSLTVRGEALTLEQFAQLANAFE; translated from the coding sequence ATGGCCAGACCTTATCTCGGAGATCCGAAACGTACCATAGAGGTACTTCAGAAATATAACTTTGCATTCCAGAAACGGTTTGGTCAGAACTTTCTGATCGATACCCATGTTCTGGAGAAAATAATCGCATCTGCAGAGATCACGAAGGATGATTTTGTGCTGGAGATCGGTCCTGGAATCGGAACCATGACACAGTATCTTGCAGAAGCGGCAAGAGAAGTTGCAGCAGTAGAAATCGATAAAACACTGATTCCTATCCTTCAGGACACACTGAAGGAATGGAATAACGTAACAGTTATCAATAATGACATCCTGAAGGTGGACATCAGGCAGCTGGCACTGGAGAAGAATCAGGGACGTCCCATTAAGGTGGTGGCAAATCTGCCGTATTACATTACTACCCCTATTATTATGGGATTGTTTGAGAATCAGGTTCCTATTGAGTCCATTACCATTATGGTGCAGAAAGAAGTGGCAGACAGGATGCAGGTAGGTCCGGGCACCAAGGATTACGGGGCTTTGTCCCTGGCTGTGCAGTATTATGCCAGACCTGAGATCGTGGCAAATGTACCGCCGAACTGTTTTATGCCCAGACCGAAGGTGGGAAGTGCAGTGATCCGTCTGGAAAGATATGAACAGCCACCGGTTCAGGTAAAGGATGAGAAACTGATGTTCAGACTGATCCGGGCATCTTTTAACCAGAGAAGAAAAACTCTGGTAAACGGACTGAAGAATTCTCCGGAACTTCATTTCTCCAAAGAGGAAATAGAACAGGCCTTAGTCAATTGTGGACTGTCACTGACTGTAAGAGGAGAGGCTCTTACACTGGAGCAGTTTGCGCAGCTGGCAAATGCATTTGAATAG
- a CDS encoding DUF1002 domain-containing protein has protein sequence MKIKKIGVLIMAGVLMCTAPAASVMASDAADTVQEIITDNEIDSLVSDPDAVVDIIMYAKDQIAQQDISDDQIREIIQAGENTAGVSLTEEEENKLITIVKKVKDTNIDEEQLRSTVTKVYDKLQEMGIGKEEVKGILHKLVDFAKSLLN, from the coding sequence ATGAAAATAAAGAAAATTGGAGTACTGATCATGGCAGGTGTACTTATGTGTACAGCACCGGCGGCATCTGTTATGGCGTCTGATGCTGCCGATACAGTACAGGAAATCATCACAGATAATGAAATTGATTCCCTGGTTTCAGATCCGGATGCAGTAGTGGATATCATCATGTATGCCAAGGATCAGATCGCACAGCAGGATATTTCTGATGATCAGATCCGGGAGATCATCCAGGCAGGAGAGAATACTGCGGGAGTAAGTCTTACAGAGGAAGAAGAGAATAAACTGATCACTATTGTGAAAAAAGTGAAAGATACCAACATCGATGAAGAACAGCTGAGAAGTACAGTAACAAAGGTTTATGACAAACTGCAGGAGATGGGAATCGGCAAAGAAGAGGTAAAAGGAATTCTGCACAAGCTGGTTGATTTCGCTAAGAGCCTTTTGAACTGA
- a CDS encoding RNA-binding S4 domain-containing protein, translated as MEEIRIRDEFIKLGQLLKLADLVQDGVEAKYVITDGLVKVNGEMDDRRGRKVYEGDVVSYDGKEIKVVR; from the coding sequence ATGGAAGAGATCAGAATCAGAGATGAATTTATAAAACTGGGGCAGCTGCTGAAACTTGCGGATCTGGTACAGGATGGGGTAGAAGCGAAATATGTGATCACTGACGGTCTGGTAAAAGTGAACGGAGAAATGGATGACCGCCGCGGCCGGAAGGTCTATGAAGGTGATGTGGTTTCTTATGATGGAAAAGAAATTAAAGTAGTCAGGTAA
- a CDS encoding shikimate kinase, with the protein MNNVTLIGMPGSGKSTIGVILAKALGYQFLDTDLVIQKEEKRKLSQIIAEEGPEGFKRIENRVNASIHVTDTVIAPGGSVIYCPEAMEHLKSIGQVVYLKLSLESLSKRLGNLRGRGVLLKEGQTLADLYEERVPLYEKYADIVVDEEGKDLEESLKAVLEIIHNG; encoded by the coding sequence ATGAATAACGTGACATTAATAGGTATGCCCGGTTCAGGGAAAAGCACTATTGGAGTAATTCTGGCGAAGGCACTTGGATACCAGTTCCTGGATACAGACCTGGTGATCCAGAAAGAAGAGAAAAGAAAGCTTTCACAGATCATTGCAGAAGAAGGACCGGAAGGTTTTAAAAGAATTGAGAATCGTGTAAATGCATCTATTCATGTAACAGATACAGTAATTGCTCCGGGAGGAAGCGTGATTTACTGCCCGGAGGCAATGGAGCATCTGAAATCTATTGGTCAGGTCGTGTATCTGAAATTATCTCTGGAATCTCTTTCTAAACGTCTGGGTAATCTGAGAGGACGGGGAGTCCTGTTGAAAGAAGGCCAGACATTGGCAGATCTGTACGAGGAAAGGGTACCTTTGTACGAGAAATATGCCGATATTGTAGTAGACGAAGAGGGGAAAGATTTGGAAGAGAGTCTTAAGGCAGTTTTGGAGATAATACATAACGGATAA
- the recF gene encoding DNA replication/repair protein RecF (All proteins in this family for which functions are known are DNA-binding proteins that assist the filamentation of RecA onto DNA for the initiation of recombination or recombinational repair.), with translation MYIESVQLKNFRNYDSLELDFDQGTNIFYGNNAQGKTNILESLYLCGTTKSHKGSKDKEIIHFGQDEAHIRMMVRRNEMSYKVDMHLRRNKAKGVAINGLPIRKASELFGVVNMVFFSPEDLNIIKNGPGERRRFLDLELCQLDKIYLTDLASYNHIVNQRNKLLKDLYVKPDLKGTLEIWDMQMAEYGRRIIEKRQKFVEELNGIIQEIHRNLTGQAETLEIIYEPSCTAEELELVTARNRERDMRMKITSAGPHRDDLCVRANGIDIRRYGSQGQQRTAALSLKLSEIYIVERKIKDTPILLLDDVLSELDSSRQNYLLESIHDIQTMITCTGLDDFVSHQFHINKVFQVVQGTVCQP, from the coding sequence ATGTATATTGAATCCGTTCAGTTAAAAAATTTCAGAAACTATGATTCCCTGGAGCTTGATTTTGATCAGGGAACCAATATTTTTTACGGAAATAATGCCCAGGGGAAAACGAATATCCTGGAATCTCTTTATTTATGCGGGACTACCAAGTCACATAAAGGAAGCAAAGATAAGGAGATCATCCATTTCGGGCAGGATGAAGCACATATCCGGATGATGGTCAGAAGAAATGAGATGTCATATAAAGTAGACATGCATCTGCGGCGGAACAAGGCCAAGGGTGTAGCAATCAATGGTCTGCCCATCAGGAAGGCCAGTGAATTGTTCGGTGTGGTAAATATGGTGTTCTTTTCTCCCGAGGATTTAAATATTATTAAAAACGGTCCAGGGGAAAGACGCAGATTTCTTGATCTGGAGCTTTGTCAGCTTGATAAGATATATCTGACGGACCTGGCCTCCTATAATCATATTGTGAATCAGAGGAATAAGCTTCTGAAGGACCTGTATGTGAAACCGGATCTGAAGGGGACTCTGGAAATCTGGGATATGCAGATGGCAGAATACGGCCGCAGGATCATAGAGAAACGTCAGAAATTCGTAGAAGAACTTAATGGGATCATTCAGGAGATCCACAGGAATCTGACTGGCCAGGCTGAAACACTGGAGATCATATATGAGCCAAGCTGTACAGCCGAAGAGCTGGAACTGGTAACTGCCCGGAACAGGGAGAGGGATATGCGGATGAAAATAACCAGTGCCGGTCCTCACAGGGATGATCTGTGTGTCAGGGCCAACGGGATTGATATCCGTAGATATGGATCTCAGGGTCAGCAGCGTACAGCGGCGCTTTCGCTGAAGCTGTCAGAAATATACATTGTGGAGAGAAAAATAAAAGATACGCCGATCCTGCTTCTGGATGATGTTTTGTCTGAACTGGACAGCAGCAGACAGAATTATCTTCTGGAGAGCATTCATGATATTCAGACCATGATCACCTGTACGGGGCTGGATGATTTTGTCAGTCATCAGTTCCATATAAACAAGGTCTTTCAGGTGGTTCAGGGAACGGTCTGTCAGCCCTGA